One Actinomadura viridis genomic region harbors:
- a CDS encoding ABC transporter permease — translation MLKTTLAGLLARKVRLLLTAVAITLGVGFIAGTFVLTDTMDAGVQKTFARSAGKVDVAVLPRPGNKDGLPADLLARIRAVPGVVEAQGIVQGDAALLGRDGKAVGDVPTLGVSITGGRLLRHEFEKGRAPAGPAEAVLDARVAERERFGVGDTITVLDARDRPHRFTVVGLLDVGLDAEASRRGAVGFDAATAARMTGERTYREIDVAGAGRAAIARAVGGGGHEVLTGARLADRLAAEAGADTKIIRTGLLLFGLVAMLVSALVIYNTFAILIAQRMREMALLRCVGATRRQIFGGVLAESAVVGLVGSVLGLAAGLGLGAGVLALLDAFGVSGPGAPEMPPGDASLAPRTVLVGLAVGTVVTVLAALLPARAATRVAPVTALRADLEPGSARFRLGRVRTVLAVLLGTLGGAGVVLGSVVLEKGPAAMYAVAAAGALVFLAVIAVMPALVRPLSRLVGALPGRVAGVPGRLAVQNARRSPRRTATTTIALTIGVGLMSLFAVVAASSKASSERQLDTHFPVDFVIHPQLNRVQGVPHALAERLRGRPELGAVIEQRERAARVAGRQGGVTSITESALGTVIKPEFESGSLKDLRPGGALLDVKTARERNLRVGQVVTVEPLPRGPRPGEAAGRTGEGARPGTGARPDGTGPDGARPEREGAPVRLRIAGIFGGDVPMTGLVVTGADFERLFAATDPARVYVKAAGGISAAAARKAVDDAARPYPTAKVASAAEIREEFSGAIDTVLMIFAGLLGLAIVIALFGIANTLTLSVVERTRESALLRALGLTRGQLRRMLSVEALVMAVIGALTGVVLGVGFGWAATRAMDDDAVVALPYLRIAGFMVLAAAAGMLAAVLPARRAARASIVASLSQD, via the coding sequence ATGCTGAAGACGACCCTCGCGGGCCTGCTGGCCCGCAAGGTGAGGCTGCTGCTCACGGCGGTGGCCATCACCCTCGGCGTGGGCTTCATCGCCGGGACCTTCGTCCTGACCGACACCATGGACGCGGGCGTGCAGAAGACCTTCGCCCGTTCCGCGGGCAAGGTCGACGTCGCGGTGCTGCCGCGCCCGGGGAACAAGGACGGCCTGCCCGCCGATCTGCTGGCCCGGATCCGCGCGGTGCCGGGCGTGGTGGAGGCGCAGGGCATCGTCCAGGGTGACGCCGCGCTGCTCGGCCGGGACGGCAAGGCCGTCGGGGACGTCCCCACCCTCGGCGTCTCGATCACCGGCGGCCGGCTGCTGCGCCACGAGTTCGAGAAGGGCCGGGCGCCGGCCGGGCCGGCCGAGGCCGTCCTGGACGCGCGGGTGGCCGAGCGGGAGCGGTTCGGGGTCGGCGACACGATCACGGTCCTGGACGCCCGCGACCGGCCGCACCGGTTCACCGTCGTGGGCCTGCTCGACGTCGGCCTCGACGCCGAGGCGAGCCGGCGCGGCGCGGTGGGCTTCGACGCGGCGACCGCCGCCCGGATGACCGGTGAACGGACCTACCGGGAGATCGACGTGGCGGGCGCCGGCCGCGCCGCGATCGCGCGGGCCGTCGGCGGGGGCGGGCACGAGGTGCTGACCGGCGCGCGGCTGGCCGACCGGCTGGCCGCCGAGGCGGGCGCCGACACCAAGATCATCCGTACCGGGCTGCTGCTGTTCGGGCTGGTCGCGATGCTGGTGTCGGCCCTGGTCATCTACAACACCTTCGCCATCCTGATCGCGCAGCGGATGCGCGAGATGGCGCTGCTGCGCTGCGTCGGCGCCACCCGCCGCCAGATCTTCGGCGGGGTGCTGGCCGAGTCCGCCGTCGTCGGGCTGGTCGGCTCGGTGCTCGGCCTGGCGGCCGGGCTCGGGCTGGGCGCCGGGGTGCTGGCACTGCTGGACGCGTTCGGCGTGTCCGGGCCGGGCGCCCCCGAGATGCCGCCCGGCGACGCCTCGCTCGCGCCCCGTACCGTCCTGGTCGGGCTGGCGGTCGGCACCGTCGTCACCGTCCTGGCGGCACTGCTCCCCGCGCGCGCCGCGACGCGGGTCGCGCCGGTGACCGCGCTGCGCGCGGATCTGGAGCCGGGCAGCGCCCGCTTCCGGCTCGGCCGCGTCCGGACCGTCCTCGCCGTCCTGCTCGGCACGCTGGGCGGGGCGGGCGTGGTGCTCGGCTCGGTGGTGCTGGAGAAGGGCCCGGCGGCCATGTACGCGGTGGCGGCGGCCGGTGCCCTGGTCTTCCTCGCGGTGATCGCCGTGATGCCCGCGCTCGTCCGGCCGCTGTCGCGCCTGGTGGGCGCACTCCCGGGCCGGGTCGCCGGGGTGCCGGGCCGGCTGGCCGTGCAGAACGCGCGCCGCTCGCCGCGGCGCACCGCCACCACGACGATCGCGCTCACCATCGGGGTCGGGCTGATGAGCCTGTTCGCGGTGGTCGCCGCCAGCAGCAAGGCCAGCTCCGAGCGGCAGCTGGACACGCATTTCCCGGTGGACTTCGTGATCCATCCCCAGCTCAACCGGGTCCAGGGGGTCCCGCACGCGCTCGCGGAGCGGCTGCGGGGACGGCCGGAGCTCGGCGCGGTGATCGAGCAGCGGGAGCGGGCCGCGCGGGTCGCCGGACGCCAGGGCGGGGTGACGTCGATCACCGAGTCGGCGCTGGGCACCGTCATCAAGCCCGAGTTCGAGAGCGGCTCCCTGAAGGACCTCCGGCCCGGCGGCGCGCTGCTGGACGTGAAGACCGCCCGCGAGCGGAACCTGCGGGTGGGACAGGTCGTCACCGTCGAGCCCCTGCCGCGCGGGCCCCGTCCCGGCGAAGCGGCCGGACGGACCGGGGAGGGCGCGCGGCCCGGCACCGGGGCGCGGCCGGACGGGACCGGGCCGGACGGTGCGAGGCCGGAACGGGAGGGCGCGCCCGTGCGGCTGAGGATCGCCGGGATCTTCGGCGGGGACGTGCCGATGACCGGGCTCGTGGTGACCGGGGCCGACTTCGAGCGGCTGTTCGCCGCGACCGACCCGGCCCGGGTCTACGTCAAGGCCGCCGGCGGGATCTCCGCCGCCGCGGCGCGCAAGGCCGTCGACGACGCCGCCCGCCCGTACCCGACCGCCAAGGTCGCCTCGGCCGCGGAGATCAGGGAGGAGTTCAGCGGGGCCATCGACACCGTCCTGATGATCTTCGCCGGGCTGCTCGGGCTGGCGATCGTGATCGCGCTGTTCGGCATCGCCAACACCCTGACCCTGTCGGTGGTGGAACGGACCCGCGAGTCGGCGCTGCTGCGGGCGCTGGGGCTCACCCGCGGGCAGCTGCGCCGGATGCTCTCGGTGGAGGCGCTGGTCATGGCCGTGATCGGGGCGCTGACCGGGGTGGTGCTCGGGGTGGGCTTCGGCTGGGCGGCGACGCGGGCGATGGACGACGACGCGGTCGTCGCGCTGCCGTACCTGCGGATCGCCGGGTTCATGGTGCTGGCGGCGGCGGCCGGGATGCTGGCCGCCGTCCTGCCCGCGCGGCGGGCCGCACGGGCCTCGATCGTGGCGTC